In bacterium, the genomic stretch AGCATAATGCACCAGGTCGCGCTCTGCAAGCAGCCGCAATGCGCCGGTCACGGATGGACCCTTCACTGCAAGATGCTTTGCAATGTCCTTGCTTCGAGCCGCTCCTTTGGTGTTCGTAATGAGCAGGATTGCTTCCAGATAATCTTCAAGACTGGCGCTGAGCGCGGTTGCTGATGTCATTGGTTTTGCTCCTTATAATGCCAAGTAATTTACTTAACGCGCCAAAAGTTAGGTGTCGCTAATATTATAAGCCGCTCCTACACACTTGTCAACAGCAACTTCTACTAGAAAGATACTTTTTTCGACTGTGTTGTCAGCGAAAATAAAGTGGATGATTAAGAACATATTGGCCTACTAGCCCGGATTATGCATAAAACGCATAATCCGGGTCTCCGAGAGCATTATTCACGTTTCTCGTGAATAATGCGAGCTAGAATATCGCTGCCGAAGCGGACCAAATGTCTTTACTTCGACCTGCCTTTATAGTGTCTGACATCGTCCAGCAAGGGTCCCCAGCTAGACTCAAAATGTAAAGCAGAGTATTCTATAATAGATGCTCTGCTTTTTTACAACCTATAGAAATCCATTGAACCAAACACCGCCTCCATCCGCACTATATATTAGAAGCCAATGATTACAGACGATGCGATACTTGTGAATATGGCGTTGGGCGGGAAGAGCGAAGCCTTCGATGAGCTTGTCAGGAAGCATCGGTCACGTGTGCTCTCTGTGGCGAGGATGCTGGTGGGGACCGCGGATGGTGCGGAGGATGTGGCACAACAGGCGTTTATGGCTGCGTTCATTAACCTCCGTTTGTTGCAGGATCCGGCCAGCTTCCGACCATGGCTGATGACTATCACTCGCAGATGCGCATTCCGCAGACGGACAGTGCAGTCTCGGGAGACAACCGAGCTTAATGAAGCCGTGATAACGTCTCCATACCATCAGCCGGACGATACGGAGGCTAAAGCCAGGATAGCAGAGATGCTGGCTGAACTCTCCGCACGCAACCGAAAGATCGTAGTTCTGCACTATCTGGACGGCTTTTCCTGCCGGGAGATCGGCGAAAGCATTGGCATTCCGCCGGGCACGGTCAGGCGCATTCTTCATGAATCACGCAATAGTCTCCGGGCATCGTCTGAAATGATGAGAGGTGCAAGTGAGATGGCACAGAAAAAACAGGGACCCAGGCATATGGAATGGTCTGTCAATGGGCAGTGGCCGGATGGAATGATGGACAGCGTTCTGCGTCAGTCGATTTGCCTCACTATAAACAAAAGCGGACTAACCCCTGAGCAGATAGCTAAACGCATAGATGCCAATGAAGTCTATGTGCGCGAGGCGCTGGATGTGCTTGAGGCTGAAGAGCTGGTTGCCAAAGTCGGCAGGGGCAGATACAGAACTGTGTTTGTTGCGCTTGATGCGGAGGACCGGATAGAGATCAGCCGTAAGATTAGGGCAAGGTCGGAGAGTGTTGCGGATTTGCTTACAGGAGCTTTGCCTGAACTGCAAGCTGCTTGGGAGAGTTCTCCAAAACTCGCGCAGGGCTTCGATTGGAATACAGGAATATGGCCTACGCTTGCAATAATGGTATGCAATACGGGGATTTTCCGAAATGGATCGGTCGATACCGGACTTAGACCACCTGTTCATCCGTCAAGTGGAGCGCACTACTGGGCACAGGGCCGCGAAAACGTCACTCCTGAGTATGTGCTTTGGGATACCGGGTTCTCTGTCACTTCAGCCAGAGATGCGCCTGTCCCAAGTTTTCACCACGGGTTGTTCTGGACCCATGGCCTGCCGTTCGCAAGACCTGCAGGTCATCCAGACAGGGACGGGATGTCAATACTCCGCGCCTTGGCGTCAGGATTCAGCGATATTGATTCTATTGCTCAAGCTGCCGGATTGAATACAGAGAAAGTGCGTGAAGCTGCTGCTGATGCGATTGAGATAAAGATGTTTAGACGCGAGCAGGATGGGCTGGCACTCACATTTCCTGTGTTTACCGACGAAGACGACAAGGCGATGCTGCCGATTGTTGACAAGGTTTGCAAGCGGCTTGCGCAGGAAGTGGACTGGACAACAAGACTTGTTGATGAGAAGTTTCCTGAACTCGGCTTCGGTCATCTGGAAGAGCAGTTCTGCACGTGGCGCGGCTTGTTAAGGGGCAGTGCGGCTGCAGAGGGACTTCGGTTCCTCTACAACCGAGGAATCCTGCCACATCCAGGAGACCCGGCACCTGTGAACTTCTGTATGGTGGGCTGGTTTGACCAGACCAGGTTGTTTTCCTATTATAAGTGATGTCATAGAGAAAGTGGTGCGCCAGCAAACTCGTGGTAATAGATTCACCTACTTTGCAAGTTCGACGTTATAAAGTCTGGTGTGCCTTTTGTTTTGTATACAGGCTAGAATGGGAATTTTTGATAATCCCCGGACCATAAAGCTCACTAATCCTTGCTTCCACGATAGATGCCTGATGGCGACCCTTGCCATCACCGGGTCTCCAGCGATTGCCTCTGCTCTTCCCAGGTGGCCGACAATCTATCAGCGTGGCTAGTGACCCATTCGGCTCTTCTATTATCAGGATCGCCTCAATGATGTCCGGAGCAAGCAACGTCAATCTGAGCTGTTTGGCCGCAAACTAGACGTCTAGTCCATTCTCCTGCGTGTGAGCTTGGCAGCCAAGCGAGTAGTCGGTATCATAAATTGGGAGTTGATATTCTCTCGCCCATCAGACTGTAAGGTATTACATGTATGGGCTTAACACATAGAACCGCCTTCTGGAACTGCTCTAGCTTGCATTTGCCAATGACTACGTGTATGTCCGACGCATTGGACATGACATGGTTTAATTGCTTCCCGATATGGGGTACGAAATTTCAACTTGCAGTAGCAACCAGAGGTTGAAAACCGGTGCCAGGAAAGAGATTAACATTCCCCGCTATCTGTACAATAATGGACTATTTCTCAAAGCACCGGTTTAACTATTTTGATGGCAAGATTGACGAGAGGAGCGGATAACCGTGGAAACACTTTTCCGGCTGGTACTTAAACGACCAGCAATTGCCCAGAGCGAAGACGCACCGAGTATCTCTTTATCCCAGAATTCTCCTTTTCAGGCTTCACTTGCCAACACTCCAGCGTCTCGAGCCCGAATGCAGGCAGTTGCGCGCCGGTTTGTCAAGACACCCGCGTTCATCGGAGATCCGAAAGACCTAGCAATCTCTGGGGCACTTAGACAGTTAGCCCAGGAATTGTCTGCATTGGAACAGAAGGAAATGGTTCAGAATATAGATTTAGCGCAGGTGATTGAGGAAGCGTTTCATTTGAAACCATCCGAACTGGTAGAAAAGCGGACTCTCGAAGACCCAATAGCTTCTTTGAAGGACAGCATCCTGGAAATAAAACTTCTGCCTGAGGAACAACATCGGCCTATCGAGGATCTAACTAACCAATTGAGGGATCTGGAGGTAGTTCTGAAGGTAGCTGCCGACGAGAACTTTCCCTGCCACGGAGCGGCATTGCGCCGATACCGTCGCCGCTCACTGAGGCTCCCCAACCAGGCCGACCTACAATCAAGCCTGTCGACGGTGCAACGTGAGAAGGAAAAGGAGAAAGAGCGGCAAGAAGCGCAAGCCAAGAAGCGTAAGGAGATTCAGGATCGGTTTGATCGGTACACACAACTGAAGGCCGCAGTTAACGAGCTGACAGCCCTCGGCGGCGAGCATTTTGAGACGACGGCACAGAAGTCGAGTCCGGGATATCTACCGCCAGCCGAGTTGAGGCCCCTTCAGCTCTTTATCCACGAGATGAAGAAGGAATTGACTGGTTCCGACCCGGGTCTCCAAGCAAGGGAGAACGCCAGTGAGCATATAGAACTTGTCCAACCGACCCATTACGCCCCAGCATCGGAAGTGACTCGTAGCACGATAACC encodes the following:
- a CDS encoding sigma-70 family RNA polymerase sigma factor, which produces MITDDAILVNMALGGKSEAFDELVRKHRSRVLSVARMLVGTADGAEDVAQQAFMAAFINLRLLQDPASFRPWLMTITRRCAFRRRTVQSRETTELNEAVITSPYHQPDDTEAKARIAEMLAELSARNRKIVVLHYLDGFSCREIGESIGIPPGTVRRILHESRNSLRASSEMMRGASEMAQKKQGPRHMEWSVNGQWPDGMMDSVLRQSICLTINKSGLTPEQIAKRIDANEVYVREALDVLEAEELVAKVGRGRYRTVFVALDAEDRIEISRKIRARSESVADLLTGALPELQAAWESSPKLAQGFDWNTGIWPTLAIMVCNTGIFRNGSVDTGLRPPVHPSSGAHYWAQGRENVTPEYVLWDTGFSVTSARDAPVPSFHHGLFWTHGLPFARPAGHPDRDGMSILRALASGFSDIDSIAQAAGLNTEKVREAAADAIEIKMFRREQDGLALTFPVFTDEDDKAMLPIVDKVCKRLAQEVDWTTRLVDEKFPELGFGHLEEQFCTWRGLLRGSAAAEGLRFLYNRGILPHPGDPAPVNFCMVGWFDQTRLFSYYK